The Ananas comosus cultivar F153 linkage group 7, ASM154086v1, whole genome shotgun sequence genome has a window encoding:
- the LOC109712773 gene encoding transcription factor bHLH61-like, with protein MELDEESFFLQELLALRRETWETYPAGMSELLFCSEGTARLNCFGGPQFSPEPNFDCLSEVCSPFAAAGLCGSSAPPAAAAAAAAAAHAAIHEEMSCGGASGGGRNICKAEQKQSAGTPEPLMLAASSCLERKNARPKKADGLPSKNLMAERRRRKRLNDRLSMLRSVVPKISKMDRTSILGDTIDYIKELMARIKALQEEAEAESDPRNRPNQLGALKDQLNPSETTLMRSSTKFDVERREGDTHVEVCCAAKPGLLLSMVSTLDALGLEIHQCVASCFSDFGMQASCLEVRLAATSISLFQELSSANDPNWSCATGPIRWVKESDAPASSGA; from the exons ATGGAGCTCGACGAGGAAAGCTTCTTCTTACAGGAGCTCTTAGCTCTGAGAAGGGAGACGTGGGAGACGTACCCGGCCGGAATGAGCGAGCTACTCTTCTGCAGCGAAGGGACCGCCAGACTGAACTGCTTCGGCGGACCGCAGTTTTCGCCGGAGCCCAACTTCGATTGCCTCAGCGAAGTCTGCAGCCCGTTTGCTGCCGCCGGCCTGTGCGGCTCGTCGGcaccgccggcggcggcggcggcggcggcggcggcggcgcatgCTGCCATCCACGAGGAGATGAGCTGCGGCGGCGCCTCCGGAGGCGGTCGGAATATCTGCAAGGCCGAGCAGAAGCAGTCGGCCGGCACGCCGGAGCCGCTGATGCTCGCCGCCAGCTCTTGCCTCGAGAGAAAGAACGCCAGGCCGAAGAAGGCGGACGGCCTGCCTTCCAAGAACCTGATGGCGGAGAGGCGGCGGAGAAAGCGGCTCAACGATCGGCTCTCCATGCTCCGATCCGTCGTGCCCAAGATCAGCAAG ATGGATAGAACGTCCATCCTCGGAGACACAATCGATTACATCAAAGAGCTCATGGCACGGATCAAAGCCCTGCAAGAGGAGGCCGAGGCCGAGTCCGATCCGCGGAACCGGCCGAATCAGTTAGGTGCCTTGAAGGATCAGCTGAATCCGAGTGAGACGACGCTCATGAGGAGCTCCACCAAG TTCGATgtcgagaggagagagggggaCACCCACGTAGAGGTTTGCTGCGCGGCGAAGCCCGGGTTGTTGCTTTCGATGGTGAGCACGCTGGATGCTCTCGGTTTGGAGATCCATCAGTGTGTTGCGAGCTGCTTCAGTGATTTTGGGATGCAAGCTTCTTGCTTGGAAGTAAGATTAGCTGCAACATCGATCTCTCTATTTCAGGAGct